A single Pan troglodytes isolate AG18354 chromosome X, NHGRI_mPanTro3-v2.0_pri, whole genome shotgun sequence DNA region contains:
- the F8A1 gene encoding 40-kDa huntingtin-associated protein: MAAAAAGLGGGAGPGPEAGDFLARYRLVSNKLKKRFLRKPNVAEAGEQFGQLGRELRAQECLPYAAWCQLAVARCQQALFHGPGEALALTEAARLFLRQERDARQRLVCPAAYGEPLQAAASALGAAVRLHLELGQPAAAAALCLELAAALRDLGQPAAAAGHFQRAAQLQLPQLPLAALQALGEAASCQLLARDYTGALAVFTRMQRLAREHGSHPVQSLPPPPPPAPQPGPGATPALPAAPLPPNSGSAAPSPAALGAFSDVLVRCEVSRVLLLLLLQPPPAKLLPEHAQTLEKYSWEAFDSHGQESSGQLPEELFLLLQSLVMATHEKDTEAIKSLQVEMWPLLTAEQNHLLHLVLQETISPSGQGV, encoded by the coding sequence ATGGCGGCAGCGGCTGCAGGCCTGGGCGGCGGCGCCGGCCCGGGACCCGAGGCCGGGGACTTCCTGGCCCGCTACCGGCTGGTGTCGAACAAGCTGAAGAAGCGGTTCCTGCGGAAGCCGAACGTGGCGGAGGCCGGCGAGCAGTTCGGACAGCTGGGCCGGGAGCTGCGCGCTCAGGAGTGTCTGCCCTACGCGGCCTGGTGCCAGCTGGCGGTGGCGCGCTGCCAGCAGGCGCTCTTCCACGGGCCCGGGGAGGCGCTGGCCCTCACCGAGGCCGCCCGCCTCTTCCTGCGGCAGGAGCGCGACGCGCGCCAGCGCCTGGTCTGCCCCGCCGCCTACGGGGAGCCGCTGCAGGCCGCCGCCAGCGCCCTGGGCGCCGCGGTGCGTCTGCACCTCGAGCTGGGTCagccggccgccgccgccgccctctGCCTCGAGCTGGCCGCCGCCCTGCGCGACCTGGGCCagccggccgccgccgccggtCACTTCCAGCGCGCCGCCCAGCTCCAGCTGCCCCAGCTGCCCCTGGCCGCGCTGCAGGCGCTTGGCGAGGCCGCCTCCTGCCAGCTGCTGGCGCGCGACTACACCGGCGCCCTGGCGGTCTTCACGCGCATGCAGCGCCTGGCGCGGGAGCACGGCAGCCACCCGGTGCAGTCActgccgccgcccccgccgccggcACCCCAGCCCGGGCCCGGGGCGACGCCCGCCCTACCGGCCGCGCCGCTTCCTCCGAACTCCGGCTCGGCGGCgccctctcccgccgccctgggcGCCTTCTCGGACGTGCTAGTCCGCTGCGAGGTGTCCCgcgtgctgctgctgctcctcctgcAACCACCGCCCGCCAAGCTGCTGCCGGAGCACGCCCAGACCCTGGAGAAGTACTCCTGGGAGGCTTTTGACAGCCACGGGCAGGAGAGCAGCGGCCAGCTTCCCGAGGAGCTCTTTCTGCTGCTCCAGTCTTTGGTCATGGCTACCCACGAAAAGGACACGGAAGCCATCAAGTCGCTGCAGGTGGAGATGTGGCCACTGTTGACTGCTGAGCAGAACCACCTCCTTCACCTCGTTCTGCAAGAAACCATCTCCCCCTCAGGACAGGGAGTCTGA
- the H2AB1 gene encoding histone H2A-Bbd type 2/3, producing MPRRRRHRGSSGAGGRGRTCSRTVRAELSFSVSQVERSLREGQYAQRLSRTAPVYLAAVIEYLTAKVLELAGNEAQNSGARNITPLLLDMVVHNDRLLSTLFNTTTISQVAPGED from the coding sequence ATGCCGAGGAGGAGGAGACACCGAGGGTCCTCCGGTGCTGGCGGCCGGGGGCGGACCTGCTCTCGCACCGTCCGAGCGGAGCTTTCGTTTTCAGTGAGCCAGGTGGAGCGCAGTCTACGGGAGGGCCAGTACGCTCAGCGCCTGAGTCGCACGGCGCCGGTCTACCTCGCTGCGGTTATTGAGTACCTGACGGCCAAGGTCCTGGAGCTGGCGGGCAACGAGGCCCAGAACAGCGGAGCGCGGAACATCACTCCCCTGctgctggacatggtggttcacaacGACAGGCTACTGAGCACCCTTTTCAACACGACCACCATCTCTCAAGTGGCCCCCGGCGAGGACTAG